A genomic segment from Frateuria edaphi encodes:
- a CDS encoding glycosyltransferase family 2 protein produces MDPIDRKHGNRQEARMNLSVVVPAYRSERWVGRTIRSAIAEGVAERNVIVVEDGVLDGTGKVVQATGARLFSLQQNGGAPHARNLGLAQVDTDYVMFLDADDYVENGLLAGLVDAMERERADVGIGPWVYDGEGRERGMLRQPPALDNGERIFHWVMHAFFPPCCIAWRTDAIRSIGGWDERLRKDQDGELMIRALIRGLKVAISDQGNGVYWQHDSPHRVTKAQIKDVMYAADVVFEQIEGWVRSRLSGGNGQDEQFALGRFCCKTAWVAYAYGDSASGAKWSAKAREFGFHNRGYNARSALLASFLGIRISSRIKAGTSSVYRRIAQR; encoded by the coding sequence ATGGATCCGATCGACCGCAAACACGGCAACCGGCAAGAGGCGCGCATGAACCTCAGCGTGGTGGTGCCCGCTTACCGTTCCGAACGCTGGGTCGGTCGGACGATCCGTTCGGCGATCGCCGAGGGCGTTGCCGAGCGCAACGTCATCGTGGTCGAGGACGGCGTGCTCGACGGCACGGGCAAGGTGGTCCAGGCCACCGGGGCGCGGTTGTTCTCGCTGCAGCAGAACGGCGGTGCGCCGCATGCGCGCAACCTCGGCCTGGCCCAGGTGGACACCGATTATGTGATGTTCCTTGACGCCGACGACTACGTGGAGAACGGTCTGCTGGCCGGCCTGGTCGACGCGATGGAGCGCGAGCGCGCGGACGTGGGCATCGGCCCGTGGGTGTATGACGGCGAAGGGCGCGAGCGCGGGATGCTGCGCCAGCCACCGGCGCTGGACAACGGCGAGCGGATCTTCCACTGGGTCATGCACGCGTTCTTCCCGCCCTGCTGCATCGCCTGGCGCACCGACGCGATCCGCTCGATCGGTGGCTGGGACGAGCGGCTGCGCAAGGACCAGGACGGCGAGCTGATGATCCGCGCGCTCATCCGCGGTTTGAAAGTGGCGATCTCCGACCAGGGCAACGGTGTCTACTGGCAGCATGACTCACCCCACCGCGTCACCAAGGCGCAGATCAAGGACGTGATGTACGCGGCCGACGTGGTGTTCGAGCAGATCGAAGGCTGGGTGCGGTCGCGGCTCTCCGGCGGCAACGGGCAGGACGAGCAGTTCGCCCTCGGCCGGTTCTGCTGCAAGACCGCCTGGGTGGCCTACGCCTACGGCGACAGCGCGTCGGGGGCGAAGTGGAGCGCCAAGGCGCGCGAGTTCGGCTTCCACAACCGCGGCTACAACGCCCGCAGCGCGCTGCTGGCCTCGTTCCTTGGCATCCGGATTTCCTCGCGCATCAAGGCCGGCACCAGTTCGGTGTATCGACGCATCGCGCAACGATAG
- a CDS encoding sulfotransferase family 2 domain-containing protein yields MIVSHKHKFIFLKTNKTAGTSIEIALSKFCGPDDIITPISPVDEETRRSLGYRGAQNYLAPWYEYGLRDVAKLAFKGKRKLRFYNHMTGREVREYIGRDAWNGYFKFCFERNPYDRLISHYYWCNRSEPRPPMSSFIRTPRAMMLKHRGFDVYTLGGKVAVDRICRFESIADELEEVRRIIGLPEPLQLPHAKAKHRSDNRGYREVLGEEERSWVDQTFGDELRLLGYHY; encoded by the coding sequence ATGATCGTTTCACACAAGCACAAGTTCATCTTCCTCAAGACCAATAAGACGGCCGGCACGTCGATCGAGATCGCGTTGTCGAAGTTCTGCGGTCCGGACGACATCATCACGCCGATCTCGCCGGTCGACGAGGAAACCCGGCGCTCGCTGGGCTACCGCGGTGCCCAGAACTACCTGGCGCCCTGGTACGAATACGGGCTGCGCGATGTCGCGAAGCTGGCGTTCAAGGGCAAGCGCAAGCTGCGCTTCTACAACCACATGACCGGGCGCGAAGTGCGCGAGTACATCGGCCGGGATGCCTGGAACGGCTATTTCAAGTTCTGCTTCGAGCGCAATCCCTACGACCGGCTCATCTCGCACTACTACTGGTGCAACCGCTCCGAGCCGCGTCCGCCGATGTCCAGCTTCATCCGCACTCCGCGGGCGATGATGCTCAAGCACCGCGGCTTCGACGTGTACACGCTCGGCGGCAAGGTGGCGGTCGATCGCATCTGCCGCTTCGAGTCGATCGCCGACGAGCTTGAAGAGGTCCGCCGGATCATCGGCCTGCCCGAGCCGCTGCAATTGCCGCACGCCAAGGCCAAGCACCGCAGCGACAATCGTGGCTATCGCGAAGTGCTGGGCGAAGAGGAGCGCAGCTGGGTGGACCAGACCTTCGGCGACGAATTGCGGTTGCTGGGCTATCACTACTGA
- a CDS encoding right-handed parallel beta-helix repeat-containing protein codes for MNTSVNNQQLAVAGRASVTAKNLVKKPLMLAFAALALSAIAAPSFAADWWTAMPKPVIGKTMTVDVRTKGALGDGVHDDTAAIQAAVDSLPTSGGTVFVPAGHYMVNATKPIKLRSHTRLKMDPAATLEVIPTSASRYMVIQVYNATDVRVVGGNLIGDRTKHLGDTGEWGYGINVTASTNVVLKNVNLSNFWGDGVWIGAKDVNKVHVRSDYVTVDGIVSSNNRRQGLSIGPSQHVYIVNSTFQGTNGTLPEAGIDIEPMTEGETNAIRLENNTFANNHGNGIELHANIADIAIVGNTMKGNYGFGVMGIGAPYVTVTGNFMTENGLAGVRPSGKSHDWLITGNTLKYNSTRYMSATKEGGSLSRDIQFSKGSYNITVHDNLYSNSKYNTYTR; via the coding sequence ATGAACACTTCCGTTAATAATCAGCAGCTTGCCGTCGCCGGCCGCGCCTCCGTCACCGCGAAGAACCTCGTGAAGAAGCCGTTGATGCTGGCGTTCGCCGCGCTGGCCCTTTCCGCCATCGCCGCGCCTTCGTTCGCCGCCGACTGGTGGACCGCCATGCCCAAGCCGGTCATCGGCAAGACCATGACCGTCGACGTGCGCACCAAGGGCGCCCTGGGCGACGGCGTGCATGACGACACCGCCGCCATCCAGGCCGCCGTCGACTCGCTGCCGACCAGCGGCGGCACGGTCTTCGTGCCGGCCGGCCACTACATGGTCAACGCCACCAAGCCGATCAAGCTGCGCTCGCACACCCGGCTGAAGATGGATCCGGCCGCCACCCTGGAAGTGATCCCGACCAGCGCCAGCCGCTACATGGTGATCCAGGTCTACAACGCGACCGACGTGCGCGTGGTCGGCGGCAACCTGATCGGCGACCGCACCAAGCACCTGGGCGACACCGGCGAGTGGGGCTACGGCATCAACGTCACCGCCTCGACCAACGTCGTGCTGAAGAACGTCAATCTCTCCAACTTCTGGGGCGACGGCGTCTGGATCGGCGCCAAGGACGTCAACAAGGTGCACGTGCGTTCGGACTACGTGACCGTCGACGGCATCGTGTCGAGCAACAACCGCCGCCAGGGCCTGTCGATCGGTCCGTCGCAGCACGTCTACATCGTCAACAGCACGTTCCAGGGCACCAACGGCACGCTGCCGGAAGCCGGCATCGACATCGAGCCGATGACGGAGGGTGAGACCAACGCGATCCGCCTGGAAAACAACACCTTCGCCAACAACCACGGCAACGGCATCGAGCTGCACGCCAACATCGCCGACATCGCCATCGTCGGCAACACGATGAAGGGCAACTACGGCTTCGGCGTGATGGGCATCGGCGCCCCGTACGTCACCGTCACCGGCAACTTCATGACCGAGAACGGCCTGGCGGGCGTGCGCCCGAGCGGCAAGTCGCACGACTGGCTGATCACCGGCAACACGCTCAAGTACAACAGCACCCGCTACATGTCCGCCACCAAGGAAGGCGGTTCGCTGAGCCGCGACATCCAGTTCAGCAAGGGCTCGTACAACATCACGGTGCACGACAACCTGTACTCGAACTCCAAGTACAACACCTACACCCGCTAA
- a CDS encoding glycosyltransferase family 2 protein, protein MSVVVPCFRCTATIDDAVASIAAQTLRPAEVLLVEDASGDDTIEALHRVASAYGNDWIKVIALPANRGPSHARNTGWQQAQQPYIAFLDADDTWGPRKLELQMAALEADPEIALIAHQMLVRPRGTVLPAPQSPVGVDIVGRGTLLVRNPFPTASVVLRRDLPFRFDEEFRRSEDYLLWSQIVLSGYRCAKIDQVLAIWNRREDGEVGLSDDFDAIHRGRRDLRRKLVRQGLLSRHEYVFASTVGLVNKMRRTVARTLRGRTHAPA, encoded by the coding sequence GTGAGCGTGGTGGTTCCCTGCTTCCGTTGCACGGCGACCATCGACGACGCGGTCGCGTCGATCGCCGCCCAGACGCTGCGTCCCGCCGAGGTACTGCTGGTGGAGGACGCCAGCGGCGACGACACGATCGAGGCCTTGCACCGCGTTGCGTCCGCCTACGGCAACGACTGGATCAAGGTGATCGCGCTTCCCGCCAACCGCGGGCCCTCGCACGCGCGCAACACCGGCTGGCAACAGGCCCAGCAACCCTACATCGCCTTTCTCGACGCCGACGACACCTGGGGGCCGCGCAAGCTGGAGTTGCAGATGGCCGCACTGGAAGCCGATCCCGAGATCGCGCTCATCGCGCACCAGATGCTGGTGCGACCGCGCGGTACGGTGCTGCCGGCGCCACAGTCGCCGGTGGGCGTGGACATCGTGGGGCGCGGAACCCTGCTGGTGCGCAATCCCTTTCCGACCGCTTCGGTCGTCCTGCGGCGGGACCTCCCGTTCCGCTTCGACGAGGAATTCCGCCGCTCGGAGGACTACCTGCTGTGGTCGCAGATCGTGCTGTCCGGCTACCGCTGCGCCAAGATCGACCAGGTGCTGGCCATCTGGAACCGGCGCGAGGACGGCGAGGTGGGCTTGAGCGACGACTTCGACGCGATCCACCGCGGCCGGCGCGACCTGCGCCGCAAACTGGTGCGCCAAGGCCTGCTCAGCAGGCATGAGTATGTCTTCGCCAGCACCGTCGGCCTGGTCAACAAGATGCGCCGCACCGTGGCGCGCACCCTGCGCGGCCGGACCCACGCCCCCGCCTGA